The genomic segment GAGGTTAAGATAtagaaaacatatcaaaataaattataaaactcaatcattaacaaacaaaatgttgaaggataaaatttaaattaaaaaaaatatagatacaaaaaagttaaaaaaaataaagcactacttaaataaataatgctTTGTGAGGCAGTGAATATTAAAACACTTTCTTTTTGGTGGAAGTGTTTGTTTTGGCgttcaaaaagtatttttgaaaattttttaaatatttttttataatttttgttttatatgtctgtgtcaaaaattaattttaaaaaataaaaaatatattattttaatatatttttaaataaaaaatatttttaaaaacaatgatattAGAATGCCAAAAACTACCTTTAGTGTTTTGTTagaatgttaataataattaattaatataatgatataatataattagcgaaaaaaaaatggtcggaaagtaattgaaaaaaaaaaggtaagggCAGGCACACGTGAAAGACATCAACTCATCCATCCACTCAATTCAGGAGGTCGTAAGTAAAAATATGGTACTGTCAGTCAACCTGTGATACCTTAAAATTTCTAACCAATCAAAATTTAGCTCACCAATACGTGGTTggcagtatttttttttaaattatttttttatatatttttatataccaatattaaaaataaattagaaaaatattattttcatatatatatttttaaaaaatctgagCAGCgaactcaaaactcaaaatccaatttttaattaataattcaatCATATTTCATTATCTCTCTCCCTCTAACTTTCTGTGTCTAGAAAGTGGCGCTAGGCATCAGCCaacttttagagagagaaagccACCAAGAAGCTTCCTTTCGCTGCCTGCCTCAGGTTTCTCTATTTTtaccgaaattattttttttttcatttttattagtATTCTCGAAGGAGAAGCTagatctttcttttctctctctaaaaacaattctaattctctttttctctctctatcaaataaatttccattttaattaattaatttaattgaagatGCGTCGGTCTGCATCGAAGAAGACGGTTCAATCGAATTCTACCACTGCTTCAATTACTTTTTCAGCTACGGATCTTTTTCGCTCCGGTATCTACTCTctcgattttctttttttctgttttgatttcttatttatttttctaatatgtttAAATCAACTGATTTTTATGTGTGGAATTGGTTTAATtgtgatttattattttcagtGGCTCAATTGAGTTATTAGATTGGCAATAAGAACAATAGAGAACTTATTagtttgtattaattaattaattaattgtgatttttgttgtttagatggaaaaaaaataaaaaatgaagatgtGAAATTTGTgctgaaaatgagaaaaatatgtaAAAGATGGTAAGAAGGAGACTTTCAAACCGTGCATGAGACTTTTATCACGCACGGCTCCTGAGtgataaaagaaagaataagtAAGATATACTGGTTTGGTTccctgaaaaaaagaaaaagatagagGGGGTTGGTGTTTGTATGAAGTAAAAACCTTTAATCGAACGACATAACTACTACTACTTGATCAAGCTAAATTTTGCTTCATCGTAGGGGAAAGATATATATTGGGTTGAACGCTTGCTAATCGATTCTAGGCCATAAATGTTTGGTTTTATAGCAAGAAGTTGAAATCTTTTTGTTCCTCTCTGGTTTTGGCTGAAGGTTCAAAATCTTTGGCATCTCCATGAAGAAAATCTCAAGATTGGCCTGCTTATAGcatcttgaaaagaaaaatcaaacgtTTGTAGATAGAATGAACATTTGCTATCTATAGATGCTTCAAAAAATAGGAGcctttttattagattttttttacagatTCTATTACTTGAATTATTTTGAAGTTCTGTACATTGAAGACCAAATAAACAATTCACGGATGTGACCATTTGGTAATGCTTGTGACAGCTAATAGGAATTAAACGATGTTAGGAAAGAGGAGCAACTATTTCTAAGATTATGCCAATGAAAAGAATTTGTGCTAAAAACTTAGCTGAGGAATTCTTGGACTAATTGAAAACATGGAATCTAAAATGTAATAACCAACATGCTTGAGGTTGCCTTTACAGAATCTTAGCCTAATTCTTTTCTGAATTTATTGCTATGCTAGTTTAGGTTAACATTGCATTTACGTTGTAACCGGTAAACCTTTGTCTTTTTAGCCTCAAGTAAAGCATCTTCAAAAGAGATGGAGCGAATCGATAACCTATTTCACTCATACGCAAACAGGTCTTCTGGTATTATTGAGTAAGTTTCCTCCATCAAAATACTGTGTTTGATTAGTGAAGTGTTTATTTGCTTTTCATTATTGAGAATATCAGCTGTGTTAATTTAAATTGCTATTGACTGTTGTTTTTCAAGTTAAGGAGATCATGTGTTTGTCAGTTACTTGATCACATGTGGGTGGACTTTCTCTGATGATACTTTTTGCATGCGACACTTTTGCTTTTGTATTTTGAAGTTCAACTTTCTGTCTCTCTGGCCGGTCTTATTAGGATGGGAAAAATACCAGAACTCTTGGTTTATGCTTAAGCTGTTATATGAAAGAATGATTTAAGATGtatcattttaagatttttcacTTCATTTctaatgtttaaaatatttcacttgaacagcCCGGAAGGAATTGAAACTCTATGTTCAGATATGGAGGTGGATCATACTGATGTCAGAATCTTGATGCTAGCTTGGTAAGTTAGACCAGAAGGTATTAAAGACTGCTTAACTTTTGGCCTTAAGATTATGTGTTGAAACTGATGGGCTGTACATACCAGGAAAATGAGAGCTGAAAAACAGGGATACTTTACCCTGGTAAGGAACATGTCTTCTATAGCCATCAATTTCTACTTAATCTACGCTTTGATTCTTGTTTCTATTTCTGATGTTATTCAATGAATTTGTTATCCACTTTTTATCTTTGATTCTCAATTTTGGCTCACCATTTTTTGCCAGTATCCAATAATGTCATGTATTAGCAgccttttaaattgattttagcATTCAAGGAGATGCTTAGATAGTTTTATGACTTATTATTCTATGATTTAAGATTTTCAACAAAATTTGATTCTATTTGCAACTGTGTTTactcaaaaatacaaagattgcaAAGTGTTAATACTCGGTGCTTAGACATgcttacacacacacatatataaatagTTGCCAATGCAGTCGCTCATTACAATTTCCTGGTATTTTCGTACTCTCTATCTCTGTGGATGCTTATCTTGCTTTGTGGTTGGTCTTTTTCTATTGGTGCATGATTTGTTGTGCAATCTAGAAGATTATACATACAGACAAGTGTTGGGATATATCTTAAGCTGTTAAATATCTTCcatcttctttctctttcttcatgTTGATCATCTTATACCCAAAACTGTCAACATTATATTCCATAATTAGGGATATTACTGGCTCATCCATTTCTTCCCTCTCATTAGAATGTCTTAATGTTCATAGGAGGAGTGGCGAAGGGGCCTCAAATCACTGAGGGCTGATactgtaaataaattaaaaaaggtgCTTCTGGAGCTAGAAAAGGAGGTATGACCCTTTGTGGTTTGGGGTACTTGCGTGtactttttgatgtttttta from the Populus nigra chromosome 1, ddPopNigr1.1, whole genome shotgun sequence genome contains:
- the LOC133680910 gene encoding uncharacterized protein LOC133680910, encoding MRRSASKKTVQSNSTTASITFSATDLFRSASSKASSKEMERIDNLFHSYANRSSGIIDPEGIETLCSDMEVDHTDVRILMLAWKMRAEKQGYFTLEEWRRGLKSLRADTVNKLKKVLLELEKEVKRPTNFVDFYTYAFRYCLTEEKQKSIDIESICQLLDLVLGSHFRAQVDYFIEYLKIQSDYKVINMDQWMGFYRFCNEISFPDFSNYDPELAWPLILDNFVEWMRAKRT